The following proteins are encoded in a genomic region of Trypanosoma brucei gambiense DAL972 chromosome 8, complete sequence:
- a CDS encoding amino acid transporter, putative — MTSINAQPPNSATYPQDDHGSAEVVNLNAEVERPQPEERKDGGGCFAKVSLFMATIIPPGGIAASAFNIASSTIGAGIVGLPSAANSSGLVMAMIYLIIITAMSVFTMHNLAVAADKSSARTFEEITGKLLGRGASYCLAGVRAFHGFSGCVAYVISVGDILSATLKGTNAPDFLKQKSGNHLLTSLMWLCFMLPLVIPRHIDSLRHVSTIAVSFIIYLVIVIVVHSCMNGLPENIKNVSVGKDDNAEIILFNSGNRAIEGLGVIMFAYVCQVVAVEIYMDMTDRSPRRFVLASAIALGICFTLYVMTSFFGYMDFGRAVTGSVLLMYDPVNEPAIMVGFVGVLVKLCASYALLGMACRNGLYSIVGWDADKVAFWKHCIAVVTLSVVMLLCGLFIPNINTVLGFAGSISGGSLGFLFPALLVMYSGGFTWQKVGPFYYLTTYAVLLTGVIAIVFGTGATIWGTATG; from the coding sequence ATGACCAGCATCAATGCCCAACCACCCAACTCAGCCACTTATCCTCAGGATGATCATGGCAGCGCAGAAGTTGTGAACCTAAATGCTGAGGTGGAACGCCCACAACCAGAGGAACGGAAAGATGGTGGTGGTTGCTTTGCCAAGGTGAGTCTATTTATGGCAACTATCATCCCACCGGGAGGTATCGCCGCAAGCGCCTTCAACATTGCATCTTCAACCATTGGTGCCGGCATTGTAGGCTTGCCTTCTGCCGCCAACAGCAGTGGGCTTGTGATGGCGATGATTTatcttattatcattacgGCAATGTCTGTGTTTACAATGCACAATCTCGCAGTGGCTGCTGATAAATCAAGTGCTCGCACGTTCGAGGAAATAACAGGCAAGTTGCTTGGGCGTGGAGCTTCATATTGTCTCGCTGGAGTTCGTGCTTTCCATGGCTTCAGTGGATGTGTGGCATATGTGATTTCTGTGGGTGATATCCTGAGTGCTACCTTAAAGGGTACCAATGCTCCGGATTTCCTGAAGCAGAAGTCAGGCAACCACCTGCTGACATCCCTCATGTGGTTATGCTTCATGCTTCCACTTGTAATACCTCGGCACATTGACTCCCTACGTCACGTTTCAACCATTGCCGTCAGTTTCATTATCTACCTCGTCATCGTTATTGTAGTGCACTCATGCATGAATGGGTTACCGGAAAATATCAAGAACGTCAGTGTGGGAAAGGATGACAATGCTGAGATTATATTGTTTAACAGTGGGAACAGAGCCATCGAAGGTCTTGGGGTGATAATGTTCGCTTATGTGTGCCAAGTCGTCGCAGTGGAGATATACATGGACATGACAGACCGTTCTCCGCGAAGATTTGTCCTTGCATCTGCAATTGCATTGGGTATCTGCTTCACATTGTACGTAATGACATCCTTCTTTGGTTACATGGACTTTGGTCGTGCTGTTACTGGCTCTGTGCTTCTGATGTATGACCCAGTGAATGAACCTGCAATTATGGTCGGTTTCGTTGGTGTGCTCGTCAAGCTATGTGCGTCATATGCATTGCTTGGAATGGCTTGTCGCAACGGCTTGTACAGCATCGTGGGATGGGATGCCGACAAGGTTGCCTTCTGGAAGCATTGCATTGCCGTTGTTACTCTCTCTGTCGTCATGTTGTTGTGTGGCCTATTCATCCCGAATATCAACACAGTTCTCGGGTTCGCTGGTTCCATCTCTGGTGGATCGCTGGGTTTCCTATTTCCCGCCTTATTGGTGATGTATTCCGGTGGCTTTACGTGGCAGAAGGTGGGTCCGTTTTATTATCTTACTACATACGCTGTATTACTTACAGGTGTTATTGCCATTGTATTTGGTACGGGAGCGACCATCTGGGGAACTGCGACTGGTTAA
- a CDS encoding amino acid transporter 1, putative, with product MTSINAQPPNSATYPQDDHGSAEVVNLNAEVERPQPEERKDGGGCFARVSLFMATIIPPGGIAASAFNIGSTTVGAGIFGLPAAANSSGLVMAMIYLIIITAMTIFSIYALGVAAERTNIRTYEGVARALLGPWGAYYTAATRAFFSFSACVAYVISVGDILSATLKGTNAPDFLKQKSGNRLLTSLMWLCFMLPLVIPRHIDSLRHISTIAFILMIYTVVVVVVHSCMNGLPENIKNVSVGKNDNAEIILFNSGNRAIEGLGVIMFAYLFQVVALEVYENMTNRSVGRFVIASAIALGICFTLYVMTSFFGYLDFGRAVTGSVLLMYDPVNEPAIMVGFVGVLVKLCVSYALLGLACRNALYDVIGWDFREVAFWKHCIAVVTLSVVMLLCGLFIPKINTVLGFAGSISGGSLGFILPSLLVMYSGGFTWQKVGPFYYLTTYAVLLTGVIAIVFGTGCAIWGTFTG from the coding sequence atgaccaGCATCAATGCCCAACCACCCAACTCAGCCACTTATCCTCAGGATGATCATGGCAGCGCAGAAGTTGTGAACCTAAATGCTGAGGTGGAACGCCCACAACCAGAGGAACGGAAAGATGGTGGTGGTTGCTTTGCCAGGGTGAGTTTATTTATGGCAACTATCATCCCACCGGGAGGTATCGCCGCAAGTGCCTTCAACATCGGATCAACTACCGTCGGTGCCGGCATTTTTGGCTTGCCAGCAGCCGCCAACAGCAGTGGGCTTGTGATGGCGATGATTTatcttattatcattaccgCCATGACTATTTTCTCCATATATGCTCTTGGTGTCGCCGCTGAAAGAACAAACATTCGTACATACGAAGGAGTTGCCCGTGCACTACTGGGTCCATGGGGTGCATATTACACCGCTGCAACCCGCGCCTTCTTCAGTTTCAGTGCATGTGTGGCATATGTGATTTCTGTGGGTGATATCCTGAGTGCTACCTTAAAGGGTACCAATGCCCCTGATTTCCTGAAGCAGAAGTCAGGCAACCGGCTATTGACATCCCTCATGTGGTTATGCTTCATGCTTCCACTTGTAATACCTCGGCACATTGACTCCCTACGTCACATTTCAACCATCGCGTTCATCCTCATGATTTATACTGTGGTTGTAGTGGTGGTGCATTCATGCATGAATGGGTTACCGGAAAATATCAAGAACGTCAGTGTGGGAAAGAATGACAATGCTGAGATTATATTGTTTAACAGTGGGAACAGAGCCATCGAAGGTCTTGGGGTGATAATGTTTGCCTATCTTTTTCAGGTTGTCGCACTTGAAGTTTATGAGAACATGACAAACCGGTCCGTGGGAAGGTTCGTAATTGCATCTGCAATTGCATTGGGTATCTGCTTCACATTGTACGTAATGACATCCTTTTTTGGTTACCTGGATTTTGGTCGTGCTGTTACTGGATCTGTGCTTCTGATGTATGACCCAGTGAATGAACCTGCAATTATGGTCGGTTTCGTTGGTGTGCTCGTCAAGCTATGCGTATCGTATGCACTTTTGGGATTGGCTTGCCGCAATGCGCTGTATGATGTCATCGGGTGGGACTTCAGAGAGGTTGCCTTCTGGAAGCATTGCATTGCCGTCGTTACTCTCTCTGTCGTCATGTTGCTGTGTGGCTTATTCATCCCAAAGATCAACACAGTTCTTGGGTTCGCTGGTTCCATCTCTGGTGGATCGCTGGGTTtcattcttccttccttattGGTGATGTATTCCGGTGGCTTTACGTGGCAAAAGGTGGGTCCGTTTTATTATCTTACTACATACGCTGTATTACTTACAGGTGTTATTGCCATTGTATTTGGCACGGGGTGCGCTATCTGGGGAACTTTCACTGGTTAG
- a CDS encoding amino acid transporter, putative translates to MTSINAQPPNSATYPQDDHGSAEVVNPNPEAPLSQNELKNSGGFFARVSLFMATIIPPGGIAASAFNIAASSVGAGIIGLPSAANSSGLVMAMIYLIIITAMSVFTMHNLAVVADKTNVYTYEGVARVLLGRWGEYYVAVVRAFHGFSACVAYVISVGDILSATLKGTNAPDFLKQKSGNRLLTIGMWLCFMLPLVIPRHIDSLRYVSTIAVSFMVYLVIAIVVHSCMNGLPENIKNVSVGKDDNAEIILFNSGNRAIEGLGVIMFAYVCQVVALEVYENMTNRSVGRFVIASAIALGICFTLYVMTAFFGYMDFGRAVTGSVLLMYDLVNEPAIMVGFVGVLVKLCVSYAILAMACRNALYDVVGWDADKVAFWKHCIAVVTLSVVMLLCGLFIPKITTVLGFAGSISGGSLGFILPSLLVMYSGGFTWQKVGPFYYLTTYAVLLTGVIAIVFGTGATIWGTATG, encoded by the coding sequence ATGACCAGCATCAATGCCCAACCACCCAACTCAGCCACTTATCCTCAGGATGATCATGGCAGCGCAGAAGTTGTGAACCCAAATCCTGAGGCACCCCTTTCCCAAAATGAACTAAAGAATAGTGGTGGTTTCTTTGCCAGGGTGAGTTTATTTATGGCAACTATCATCCCACCGGGAGGTATCGCCGCAAGCGCCTTCAACATTGCCGCTTCATCTGTTGGTGCCGGTATCATTGGCTTGCCTTCTGCCGCCAACAGCAGTGGGCTTGTGATGGCGATGATTTatcttattatcattacgGCAATGTCTGTGTTTACAATGCACAATCTCGCAGTGGTTGCTGATAAGACTAATGTGTACACGTACGAAGGAGTTGCCCGTGTCCTGCTGGGTCGCTGGGGAGAGTACTACGTAGCTGTGGTTCGTGCTTTCCATGGCTTTAGTGCATGTGTGGCATATGTGATTTCTGTGGGTGATATCCTGAGTGCTACCTTAAAGGGTACCAACGCTCCGGATTTCCTGAAGCAGAAGTCAGGCAACCGCCTGCTTACAATTGGCATGTGGTTATGCTTCATGCTTCCACTTGTAATACCTCGGCACATTGACTCCCTACGTTATGTTTCAACCATCGCCGTCAGTTTCATGGTGTACCTCGTCATCGCCATTGTAGTGCACTCATGCATGAATGGGTTACCGGAAAATATCAAGAACGTCAGTGTGGGAAAGGATGACAATGCTGAGATTATATTGTTTAACAGTGGGAACAGAGCCATCGAAGGTCTTGGGGTGATAATGTTCGCATATGTGTGCCAAGTTGTCGCACTTGAAGTTTATGAGAACATGACAAACCGTTCCGTGGGAAGGTTCGTAATTGCATCTGCAATTGCATTGGGTATCTGCTTCACATTGTACGTAATGACAGCCTTCTTTGGTTACATGGACTTTGGTCGTGCTGTTACTGGCTCTGTGCTTCTGATGTATGACCTAGTGAATGAACCTGCAATTATGGTCGGTTTCGTTGGTGTGCTCGTCAAGCTATGCGTATCATACGCTATTCTCGCTATGGCTTGCCGCAATGCACTGTATGATGTCGTGGGATGGGATGCCGACAAGGTTGCCTTCTGGAAGCATTGCATTGCCGTTGTTACTCTCTCTGTCGTCATGTTGTTGTGTGGCTTATTCATCCCAAAAATCACAACTGTGCTGGGATTCGCTGGTTCCATCTCTGGTGGATCGCTGGGTTtcattcttccttccttattGGTGATGTATTCCGGTGGCTTTACGTGGCAGAAGGTGGGTCCGTTTTATTATCTTACTACATACGCTGTATTACTTACAGGTGTTATTGCCATTGTATTTGGTACGGGAGCGACCATCTGGGGAACTGCGACTGGTTAA
- a CDS encoding receptor-type adenylate cyclase GRESAG 4,putative yields MGFRAGSMCARGQQRIGAPLLLSFLLLSGPWEGVEGKGNITVKVYSFLRNKHVAKRRLESVTAGFNASIQSRSSTLPQNVVLEIVTPPDDGVPLQKFLEEGLKKGKGELPIVLGPVGDRNTLSVTSYLHKEKIVAFSPITGSLLVRKWRQNLYYLTASPAAEVLALIRYAVSQLRLRRLGFMYLKGVSFGDKEYKMTVKAMSMMGRKLCGVFEIDGSTNGKLSNDDFLVVWNSFARTLPQGVIVFGSPIDETQKFVACVASDYRTRHAYLLLPSTLQFLVADTWSQTLDIAGRAYVPRQIILTGVTPLPTDTEYKAIRRFQEDMKTYMGKEFGNNTAQTKKGSRHVDDDVDGEMMVFGWIAGEVLSRALSSREWLRSREAFIKSLFSQRRYVIDDLVIGDFGGKCIGRAGESGAACKCNQGGNVVFMKEMVEDYRLQPVNGGKMLLNAAKCQRRILQLYAPLNGIMFRLEDNPLAQRIAEEYRDGASLVVGKGQLGQGDRFFLHELNSTSSATKHNMLEEVKERVVTAVFGVVDDALLSMTDMTFIDPIPLSPRLKHPGRNVLHLSPTIEQQIFVMVERVVVPNSWGSVHAIVRSSDARGIKSVLRKTFWALGGSLGAFDEVTDSESVKRLLPNSGFVLVIGLTEADITEIAEHLDNHRGVRVFVLFFDVVLLYSEFVKVFKKHPQPAERLLFATSLPHWADNNTTSETVQGFQEDVGNESKWTPLALLGYVTARAVSAVLPRAGYLSPEILADAIYTQSVIVVDGIRFRTFSATECQADSGFAAKGCAMNYGATHISVWSMARVLNPSVPPVTKAATPSMQYTHPNNGLSARKLAGIIVGSLFLVLLTVLLVVLLSFFRRHARDNENAPKELTDPVTLIFTDIDSSTAQWAAHPELMPDAVATHHRIIRTLISKYECYEVKTVGDSFMIACKSPFAAAQLACDLQRCFLEHDWKTDVFDTSYREFERQRAEGDGDYVPPTGHLDPDVYSRLWNGLRVRVGIHTGLCDIRHDEVTKGYDYYGRTSNMAARTGSVANGGQVLLTRSTYLAVTGGEREQLNVTALGDVPLRGVPKPVEMYQLNAVPERTFAALLLDCQIIDGTDEEMSTSASDVGSVAVELPESAQHVATSLETLLGTFTPAQRQALLMSVCERWRVTSPRKVHEGWDNSVCHDVICHIAARVGHVVNFGARNATATASSTTRQSSLCSYRSLGLCGYGSHGQPSSTNQDNTRRDVPQPAGSPHGSPEPSTSSSNSIHVLPFNQSKGPF; encoded by the coding sequence ATGGGCTTTAGGGCTGGCTCCATGTGTGCACGCGGTCAGCAGCGCATCGGCGCACCCCTGCTGTTGTCCTTTCTACTGCTGTCTGGTCCCTGGGAGGGAGTCGAAGGGAAAGGTAACATAACAGTCAAAGTGTATAGCTTTTTGCGCAACAAACACGTTGCGAAGCGCCGCTTGGAATCAGTCACCGCAGGTTTTAACGCCTCTATACAGTCCCGCAGCTCGACGCTACCGCAGAATGTGGTGCTTGAGATCGTCACCCCACCCGATGATGGAGTTCCACTCCAAAAGTTTTTGGAAGAAGGcttgaagaagggaaagggggaactGCCCATTGTGCTGGGACCTGTTGGAGACCGGAACACGCTATCAGTCACTTCATATctccacaaagaaaaaatagttgCCTTTTCTCCCATCACTGGGTCCTTGCTTGTGCGTAAGTGGAGGCAGAACCTGTACTATCTTACGGCATCGCCTGCTGCAGAGGTGCTTGCACTAATTCGTTATGCTGTGAGTCAATTGAGGCTTCGGCGACTGGGTTTTATGTACCTGAAGGGCGTTTCTTTCGGCGATAAGGAGTATAAGATGACGGTTAAGGCAATGTCGATGATGGGTCGTAAATTGTGCGGTGTTTTTGAAATAGATGGCTCTACGAATGGAAAGCTTTCCAATGATGATTTTCTGGTTGTGTGGAACAGCTTTGCAAGAACACTACCACAAGGTGTGATTGTCTTCGGTTCGCCAATTGATGAAACTCAAAAGTTTGTAGCATGTGTCGCCTCAGACTACCGCACACGGCATGCGTACTTGCTACTCCCCTCAACGCTTCAATTCTTGGTCGCAGATACGTGGTCCCAAACACTGGATATCGCCGGTCGCGCGTACGTCCCTCGTCAGATAATATTAACGGGGGTGACTCCACTCCCAACGGACACGGAATACAAAGCCATCCGACGGTTCCAAGAGGACATGAAAACGTATATGGGTAAAGAATTCGGTAATAACACAGCACAAACTAAAAAAGGAAGCCGTCATGTAGATGACGACGTTGACGGTGAGATGATGGTGTTTGGGTGGATTGCTGGCGAGGTGCTGTCACGCGCACTGAGTAGCCGTGAGTGGCTTAGAAGTAGGGAAGCGTTCATCAAGTCATTGTTCAGCCAGCGTCGGTACGTTATCGATGaccttgtgattggtgaTTTTGGTGGTAAATGCATAGGAAGAGCAGGTGAAAGTGGGGCGGCGTGCAAATGCAACCAAGGTGGAAATGTTGTTTTCATGAAAGAGATGGTAGAGGACTACCGGCTGCAACCCGTGAATGGGGGGAAAATGCTACTGAATGCTGCCAAATGTCAGAGAAGAATATTACAACTGTATGCCCCATTGAATGGTATAATGTTTCGACTGGAAGACAATCCATTGGCGCAGCGGATTGCAGAGGAATATCGCGATGGCGCCTCCCTCGTTGTTGGAAAGGGCCAATTAGGTCAAGGTGatcgcttctttttgcatGAACTGAATTCGACATCGAGTGCGACAAAGCACAACATGTTAGAGGAGGTTAAAGAGCGTGTTGTGACGGCCGTGTtcggtgttgtggatgatgCGCTACTGTCGATGACAGATATGACATTTATTGATCCCATTCCTCTCAGTCCCAGGTTGAAACACCCCGGAAGGAATGTGTTGCATTTGTCTCCAACAATTGAGCAGCAGATTTTTGTAATGGTGGAGCGTGTTGTGGTTCCGAATTCCTGGGGGAGTGTGCATGCAATTGTTCGCAGTAGTGATGCACGTGGAATAAAATCTGTTCTTCGAAAGACTTTTTGGGCACTTGGTGGGTCGCTGGGTGCTTTCGACGAAGTTACCGACAGTGAAAGTGTGAAGCGTTTGTTACCGAATAGCGGCTTCGTTCTCGTTATTGGTCTAACTGAAGCTGATATTACTGAAATCGCTGAGCATCTTGACAATCACAGGGGagtgcgtgtatttgtgttattCTTCGATGTGGTACTGCTGTACAGTGAGTTTGTGAAGGTATTCAAAAAGCATCCGCAACCTGCCGAGCGGTTACTATTCGCAACAAGCCTACCACACTGGGCAGACAACAATACGACATCCGAGACGGTTCAGGGATTTCAAGAGGACGTGGGTAATGAGAGTAAATGGACTCCACTGGCGCTGCTTGGGTACGTCACTGCCCGCGCTGTGAGCGCTGTGCTGCCACGCGCGGGGTATTTGTCCCCAGAAATCCTTGCCGATGCCATATACACGCAGTCGGTCATAGTTGTAGATGGCATCCGCTTCCGAACGTTCAGTGCTACAGAGTGTCAAGCAGATAGTGGGTTTGCAGCTAAAGGGTGTGCTATGAATTACGGTGCGACACATATTTCCGTGTGGTCCATGGCTCGTGTGTTGAACCCTTCCGTACCTCCTGTCACCAAGGCAGCAACGCCATCGATGCAGTACACCCACCCCAACAATGGGCTTTCGGCCAGGAAGCTTGCCGGCATCATTGTCGGGTCTCTCTTTTTGGTGCTGCTCACGGTGCTGCTTGTAgtgttgctttccttttttcgcCGCCACGCGCGCGATAACGAGAACGCACCGAAAGAATTGACAGACCCCGTAACGCTAATATTCACTGACATCGATAGCAGCACTGCGCAGTGGGCGGCACACCCTGAGCTTATGCCTGAtgccgttgcaacacatcaccgCATAATTCGCACATTGATTTCCAAGTATGAATGCTATGAAGTGAAGACTGTTGGAGATTCTTTTATGATTGCATGCAAGAGCCCTTTCGCTGCTGCGCAATTAGCGTGTGACCTGCAACGATGCTTTTTAGAACATGATTGGAAGACTGATGTGTTTGATACGTCTTATCGTGAGTTTGAGCGGCAGCGTGCGGAAGGCGATGGGGATTATGTTCCACCCACTGGCCATCTTGACCCTGATGTTTACAGTCGGTTGTGGAATGGACTGCGAGTGCGTGTTGGAATTCACACCgggttgtgtgatattcggCATGATGAGGTAACGAAAGGATACGACTACTACGGTCGTACATCGAATATGGCAGCACGGACTGGGAGTGTTGCTAACGGTGGGCAGGTGCTGCTGACACGTTCGACATACCTTGCGGTGACCGGTGGGGAGCGTGAGCAATTAAATGTGACTGCATTGGGTGATGTGCCATTGCGTGGTGTACCCAAACCTGTGGAGATGTACCAATTGAATGCGGTGCCCGAAAGGACATTTGCTGCGCTTCTCCTCGACTGTCAGATTATCGATGGCACTGACGAAGAGATGAGCACGTCCGCCAGCGATGTGGGTTCCGTTGCCGTTGAATTGCCTGAATCGGCTCAACACGTTGCCACTTCGTTAGAGACACTTCTCGGAACCTTCACACCCGCTCAGAGGCAGGCGCTGCTCATGTCTGTCTGCGAGCGCTGGCGCGTCACGTCGCCCCGGAAGGTCCACGAAGGCTGGGACAACTCCGTGTGTCATGATGTTATATGCCATATTGCAGCAAGGGTGGGTCACGTGGTTAACTTTGGGGCGAGGaacgccaccgccaccgctaGCTCCACTACACGGCAGTCTTCTCTTTGTTCGTATCGCTCGCTTGGTCTCTGCGGGTATGGTTCACATGGGCAGCCAAGCTCTACAAACCAAGACAACACCAGAAGGGATGTGCCCCAACCTGCGGGGTCACCTCATGGAAGCCCCGAACCTTCGACAAGCTCCAGCAACAGCATCCACGTTTTACCCTTCAACCAATCCAAGGGCCCATTTTAA
- a CDS encoding amino acid transporter 1, putative, whose product MTSINAQPPNSATYPRDDHGSAEAGQANAEVERPQTKKQKDGGGCFARLSLFMATIIPPGGIAASAFNIGSTTIGAGIFGLPAAANSSGLVMAMIYLIIITAMTIFSIYALGVAAERTNIRTYEGVARALLGPWGAFCTAAARTFFCFSACVAYVISVGDILSATLKGTNAPDFLKQKSGNRLLTSLMWLCFMLPLVIPRHIDSLRYVSTIAFSLMIYVVVVVVVHSCMNGLPENIKNVSVGKDDNAEIILFNSGNRAIEGLGVFIFSYLFHITAYEVYMDMTNRSVGKFVLVVTIAMGMCLPIYALTAFFGYMDFGRNVTGSVLLQYDPVNYPAIMVGFVGVLVKLCVSYALLGLACRNALYDVIGWDFREVAFWKHCIAVVTLSVVMLLCGLFIPKITTVFGFAGSISGGLLGFILPALFFMYSGGFTWQKVGPFYYISTYVLLITGVIAAVFGTGATIWAVTVG is encoded by the coding sequence atgaccaGCATCAATGCCCAACCACCCAACTCAGCCACTTATCCTCGGGATGATCATGGCAGCGCAGAAGCTGGGCAAGCGAATGCTGAGGTGGAACGCccacagacaaaaaaacagaaagatgGTGGTGGTTGCTTTGCCAGGCTGAGTCTATTTATGGCAACTATCATCCCACCGGGAGGTATCGCCGCAAGTGCCTTCAACATCGGATCAACTACCATTGGTGCCGGCATTTTTGGCTTGCCAGCAGCCGCCAACAGCAGTGGGCTTGTGATGGCGATGATTTatcttattatcattaccgCCATGACTATTTTCTCCATATATGCTCTTGGTGTCGCCGCTGAAAGAACAAACATTCGTACATACGAAGGAGTTGCCCGTGCACTACTGGGTCCATGGGGTGCATTTTGCACTGCTGCAGCCCGtactttcttctgctttaGTGCGTGTGTGGCATATGTGATTTCTGTGGGTGATATCCTGAGTGCTACCTTAAAGGGTACCAATGCCCCTGATTTCCTGAAGCAGAAGTCAGGCAACCGGCTATTGACATCCCTCATGTGGTTATGCTTCATGCTTCCACTTGTAATACCTCGGCACATTGACTCCCTACGTTATGTTTCAACCATCGCATTCAGCCTCATGATATATGTTGTGGTTGTAGTGGTGGTGCACTCATGCATGAATGGGTTACCGGAAAATATCAAGAACGTCAGTGTGGGAAAGGATGACAATGCTGAGATTATATTGTTTAACAGTGGGAACAGAGCCATCGAAGGTCTTGGGGTGTTCATCTTTTCCTATCTTTTTCATATTACCGCGTATGAGGTCTATATGGACATGACAAACCGTTCGGTGGGTAAGTTCGTTCTGGTTGTCACCATTGCGATGGGTATGTGTCTTCCCATTTATGCACTGACAGCCTTCTTTGGTTACATGGATTTTGGTCGCAACGTTACCGGCTCTGTGCTCCTACAGTACGACCCTGTGAACTACCCAGCGATTATGGTCGGTTTCGTTGGTGTGCTCGTCAAGCTATGCGTATCGTATGCACTTTTGGGATTGGCTTGCCGCAATGCGCTGTATGATGTCATCGGGTGGGACTTCAGAGAGGTTGCCTTCTGGAAGCATTGCATTGCCGTCGTTACTCTCTCTGTCGTCATGTTGCTGTGTGGCTTATTCATCCCCAAAATCACAACCGTATTCGGATTCGCTGGTTCCATCTCTGGTGGATTGTTGGGTTTCATTCTTCCTGCGCTATTCTTCATGTATTCTGGTGGCTTTACGTGGCAAAAGGTTGGTCCCTTTTATTACATTTCCACTTATGTTCTACTGATCACAGGTGTTATCGCAGCCGTATTTGGCACAGGTGCTACCATTTGGGCAGTTACTGTGGGATGA
- a CDS encoding tRNA-dihydrouridine synthase 1, putative: MVYDEAALSKYRGLLDSGEPFRSRTCRYCSSGNTAVKHINSKKKPKSPWDFWNSIVCSPTASHTRAEGRKRTPMYVVGPMVDQSELPFRLLCRRYGATLAYTPMFHAKSFAQSAHYRQRYFSTTTFPPHSAMESGGNVAANDSTSNDGALDNDHPLFAQFCGNDPETILAAARHVEDYCEAVDFNIGCPQGIARRGHYGSFLMEDWELLHNILHALAVELRVPVTAKMRIFDDEALTLKYAEMLRDTGIYVLCVHGRTRENKGQQQQPADLRMIRRVHEHLRGSIPIIANGNVLTFEDVPRNLAITGCEGYMCAEPLLWDPKLFAPLASSSTAEFAPNITDSTLSTSPAPSTVRSGRLFAESRPTRLKALATASEYLELVRRFPVDIGFVKAHFFKMLYHSYEMHPAHQQWLANFSINGSNVGNDVVENCATSHCGEQRETTVVGHDIFTAALDALTDHLHSLQKAELSLEHDGPQPKRQRELKVGEEGKERQQLKNGRRVDGLTDTFADDETLGIDFLM, translated from the coding sequence ATGGTATACGATGAGGCGGCGCTGTCAAAGTATCGTGGCCTGCTGGATAGCGGTGAGCCGTTTCGCAGCAGAACATGCCGATACTGTTCCAGTGGAAACACAGCGGTAAAGCATataaacagcaaaaagaaaccCAAGTCGCCGTGGGACTTTTGGAACAGCATTGTTTGTTCCCCAACCGCCTCACATACACGCGCGGAGGGGCGCAAGAGGACGCCAATGTATGTTGTGGGACCAATGGTGGACCAAAGCGAACTGCCATTCCGTCTGCTCTGTCGGCGTTATGGGGCTACACTGGCATACACCCCAATGTTTCATGCAAAGAGCTTCGCCCAAAGTGCACACTACCGCCAACGCTACttttcaacaacaacatttccTCCACATTCCGCCATGGAATCAGGGGGAAATGTTGCCGCTAACGATAGCACCAGTAACGATGGGGCATTAGATAATGACCATCCGCTGTTCGCTCAGTTCTGTGGAAATGACCCTGAAACCATCCTTGCCGCCGCTCGACATGTGGAGGATTACTGCGAGGCCGTTGATTTCAACATCGGTTGTCCGCAAGGCATCGCCCGCCGTGGCCATTATGGTTCGTTCCTCATGGAGGACTGGGAATTGCTTCACAACATTCTCCATGCGTTGGCAGTTGAGCTTCGCGTCCCTGTAACAGCAAAAATGAGAATATTTGACGATGAGGCACTGACACTAAAATACGCTGAGATGCTGCGTGACACGGGAATCTATGTCCTCTGTGTGCATGGCCGGACCCGCGAAAACAAGggacagcaacagcagcccGCAGACCTACGAATGATACGCCGTGTGCACGAGCATTTGAGGGGTTCTATTCCTATCATTGCAAACGGCAACGTGCTTACATTCGAGGACGTGCCACGAAACTTAGCCATAACGGGTTGCGAAGGATATATGTGCGCAGAGCCTCTGCTGTGGGATCCGAAGTTGTTTGCACCGTTAGCTTCAAGTTCGACCGCGGAGTTCGCTCCCAACATAACCGATTCAACCTTATCAACTTCTCCAGCACCGTCCACAGTTCGCAGTGGTCGGCTCTTTGCGGAGTCCCGGCCGACACGTCTGAAAGCACTGGCCACGGCCTCAGAATACCTGGAGCTAGTTCGTCGTTTCCCTGTGGACATTGGTTTCGTCAAGGCGCACTTCTTCAAGATGCTGTACCACAGCTATGAAATGCATCCGGCGCATCAACAGTGGCTAGCAAATTTCAGCATTAATGGCAGTAACGTTGGCAACGATGTTGTCGAAAATTGTGCGACGAGTCACTGCGGCGAGCAAAGGGAAACGACGGTGGTGGGCCACGATATCTTCACGGCGGCTCTTGACGCTCTAACCGATCATCTTCATTCGCTTCAGAAAGCCGAACTTTCGTTAGAACACGACGGCCCGCAGCCGAAGCGTCAGCGGGAGCTTAAGGtgggagaagaaggaaaggaacggCAGCAGCTGAAGAATGGAAGGAGAGTGGACGGTTTAACGGATACCTTTGCGGATGACGAAACGCTTGGCATCGACTTCTTGATGTGA